A part of Lacerta agilis isolate rLacAgi1 chromosome 7, rLacAgi1.pri, whole genome shotgun sequence genomic DNA contains:
- the BHLHE22 gene encoding class E basic helix-loop-helix protein 22 has product MERALNLPTDEDIFHKSYSASAKRMESAFRSPPGLELVAHQAPPPREPRQAPPSPLGCYEPGDSEVLLREGAGTGALVAGDPLGGSVCVKYGPGPTTSRSSVAESSGGEQSPDDDSDGRCELLLRGPGGGSGAGVVVGAGGALLKAPEGGACSNSHHGPGGGGGKKSKEQKALRLNINARERRRMHDLNDALDELRAVIPYAHSPSVRKLSKIATLLLAKNYILMQAQALDEMRRLVAYLNQGQAISAASLPSSAAAAAAAAAALHPALGAYEQAAAGYPFSAGLPPATSCPEKCALFNSVSSSLCKQCTEKP; this is encoded by the coding sequence ATGGAGCGGGCTCTGAACCTGCCCACTGATGAGGACATATTCCACAAGAGTTACAGCGCGTCGGCCAAGAGGATGGAGTCCGCCTTTCGCTCGCCGCCGGGGCTGGAACTGGTCGCCCACcaggcgccgccgccgcgcgaGCCCCGCCAGGCGCCGCCGTCTCCCCTCGGCTGCTACGAGCCGGGCGACTCCGAGGTGCTGCTGAGGGAAGGCGCGGGGACCGGCGCGCTGGTGGCCGGCGACCCTCTGGGCGGCTCGGTGTGCGTCAAGTACGGGCCGGGCCCGACGACGAGCCGCAGCTCGGTGGCCGAGAGCAGCGGCGGCGAGCAGAGCCCCGACGACGACAGCGACGGGCGCTGCGAGCTGCTGCTGCGGGGCCCCGGCGGAGGCAGCGGCGCCGGCGTAGTGGTGGGCGCGGGGGGCGCCCTGCTCAAGGCGCCCGAGGGCGGCGCCTGCTCCAACAGCCACCACggcccgggcggcggcggcggcaagaaGTCCAAGGAGCAGAAGGCGCTGCGCCTCAACATCAACGCccgcgagcggcggcgcatgcaCGACCTGAACGACGCGCTCGACGAGCTGCGGGCCGTCATCCCGTACGCGCACAGCCCCTCGGTGAGGAAGCTCTCCAAGATCGCCACGCTGCTGCTGGCCAAGAACTACATCCTCATGCAGGCGCAGGCCCTCGACGAGATGCGCCGCCTCGTCGCCTATCTCAACCAGGGCCAGGCCATCTCGGCTGCTTCGCTGCCCAGCTCGGCGGCGGCTGCGGCGGCTGCGGCTGCCGCCTTGCACCCGGCGCTCGGGGCCTACGAGCAGGCGGCAGCGGGCTACCCTTTCAGCGCCGGCCTGCCGCCCGCCACCTCGTGCCCGGAGAAATGTGCCCTTTTCAACAGCGTCTCGTCCAGTCTCTGCAAACAGTGCACGGAGAAGCCTTAA